The following DNA comes from Phaeobacter inhibens DSM 16374.
GACCTTTGCCAGGATCAGCCCGACAGCATCGTCGAATGGATGCGTGTCGGTCGCTGGACCAAAGAAATCGACTACGGAGAGGGTTCAAAATCCGCGCCAGGATTCCCGCCAATGCCCAGCTGGTTCGAGGACAACCGTGACTTCGGCAATATCGAAGACGGTTTGCGCAGCGTCGGGATGAATGAGGAAGAGGTCGCCGCTGTCATGGGGGGCAACTGGTACCGCTTTTTCGATGAGAATTTCGGTGCGAAGTCAGGGAGCTGACGGACCGGGATACGTTTAACGGCCCAGTACAATGATATCGGGCCGACCAATGGGAGGGACAGATGTCAGAGACATCGATGGAAACAACACCGCAGGAGAGCCGCATTAACAAGCCGCTCTTTCTGCTTTCGGGCGGCTTTATCGCGCTGTTCTGTGTGGCGGCACTGGTCAATCTTGACGGCCTTTCAGCACTGGTCGATTGGGGATTTAACATCGCCGCGACCTATTTTGGACTATATTGGCAGATCCTGCTGCTAGCCACCTTCTTGATTGGGCTGGTCCTTTGCATACTGCCGGGTGGCCGCGCCATTATGGGCGGTTTGGCAACACCTGAGTTCACCACATTCCAGTGGGGCTCCATGATCATGTGCACATTGCTTGCGGGCGGTGGCGTATTCTGGGCCGCAGGCGAGCCGATTGCACATTTCCTCTATTCGCCGCCGCTTTATGGCGCCGAAGGTGGCAGCGAAGCCGCTGTGACACCAGCCATCGCACAGAGCTTCATGCACTGGGGGTTCTTGGCTTGGGCGATCCTCGGCTCGCTCTCGACCGTGATGCTGATGCATTACCACTATGAAAAAGGTCTGCCGCTGGCGCCGCGGACGCTGCTGTATCCTGTGTTCGGCGACAAGGCCATCAATGGTCCGATTGGCGTCATTGCCGATGCGTCTTCCATCATTGCCGTGGTGGCGGGCACCGTGGGTCCGATTGGCTTTCTCGGGCTTCAGGTCAGCTACGGTCTGTCTGACCTCTTTGGGATCCCGGATGTTTTTGCCACGCAGTTCGTGGTGATCGGTGCGCTGGTCGCGCTTTATACCATTTCAGCCATGACCGGGCTGTCCCGTGGCATTCAACTGCTGTCAAAGATCAATGTGATCCTCGCCGCGGTCCTGTTGATTTACGTCCTTCTGGCGGGGCCTACCGGCTTCATCTTCGGGTCGTTCTTCTCAGGCTTCGCAACCTATCTGGGCAACTTCTTCCAGATGGCTCTGTATCGTGGTGATGCGGCCGTCTTCGGCGCCCCTGGTTGGTTGGGTTGGTGGACCGTGTTCTTCTGGGGCTGGTTCATGGGGTATGGTCCGCTGATGGCCATGTTTATCGCGCGGGTGTCCCGCGGGCGGTCCATTCGCTCGATCATCATCATGCTGTCGATCATCGCACCGATTGTGACCAACTTCTGGTTCACCATCATCGGCGGTACCGGCATCGCTATGGAACTGGCCGAGCCGGGCACCGTCTCCGCGGCGTTCGAGGGCTTCAACCTGCCCGCCGCTCTGCTGGCGATTACCAACAACCTGCCGATGGGCTTCCTTGTCTCCATCCTGTTCCTGATCCTGACCACGATCTTTGTGGCCACAACCGGGGATTCGATGAGCTATGTGATTTCCGCTACAATGACCAAGGGCGACACACCCAGCACGGCTGTGCGTGTTTTCTGGGGTATTGCGATGGGTGTGATGGCCGTGATTTTGATCTCTGTCGGCTCCGGCGGCGTATCAAAATTGCAAAGCTTCATCGTGGTCACTGCTGTGCCGGTGTCACTGATCCTGCTGCCGTCGCTCTGGGATGCGCTGCGCATCACCCTGGCAAAGGGCAAAGAGAGCTAAACATCTGCCGGGCGTCACTGGCGCCCGGCACTCATTTCAACCGCCCGACCTGTTCAGATCATACGGGATATGACTAACGACCTGATTGCAAAGGCCAATCCGAATGACCGACATTCTCTGCCGTGAACCGAATACTGTTATGCGTCTGGCGCGCCTCGGTTCGATGCACCAATCTCGCCTGTCTTTCATGCGGGTGCTCACCCGACGTCTGGCACGCGAGGGCTGGCGTTTTGAACAAACTGCCTTTGAGATTGATGAGATGGGCCAAGGCCATGCGGTTTACACCGCGCACGGGCCAGAACGCTCCTATTCGCTGGTGGCCTTTGCCCATGACCTGCCGCCTGAGAAACGTTCTGACCGGGTCATCGCGGAGGCATGGGACGCCACATTCACCCTGTATGACGGGGTGCCGACCGACGCGGATATCGCACGGTTGTCGCAGAATATTCCTGTTCAGGAAGCCGGGCGTGTCTCCGGCTCGGAACTGTCTGTCTCCCGTGCGAACCGCTCTGTACGTTTGTGGGAACATGTGGTCAGCGCGTTGGCCTCAGGCAAGCAGCCTTCTGCCGAACAGATCGACGCGGTGGGTTATCTGATGCGGACCACGGCCGTATATGGGTCGGGAAAACTGGGGGCGGCAGATCGCGAAATGATTGCGGAGCGCCCAGAATTCCGCGCGCCCTTCCAAGTCGAGATGCTGTCGGTCTATCTGACCCGTTGGTTTGTGACCGATCTGGTCCAGCACATGGCCGACTGCCGCGCGAGAGTGAAGGGAACCACTGCCGTGAGACTGGCGCCGGAGTTGGCGCGATCAATGGGAATTGGCAATTCTACCGGCCTTGGAATGGCTCCGTTTCTGCTGAACCATCCCGTATTGTTCAACAATTGGGTGGCCGCGCGTGAAAAGGCCATTCAGGCTGTGCGCAACATTGAAGAAGCCCATCCAGATGATATTGCGCTGTTCCGTTCTCTGGTCGAGCGCAGCAAGATGACAATCGCGGACTGGCAGTCTGAACATCCGATCCAGATCCAGAAACTGAGCGCGCTGCGGTCGGATGCCGATCAGGTGACAAGCTATC
Coding sequences within:
- a CDS encoding BCCT family transporter, whose protein sequence is MSETSMETTPQESRINKPLFLLSGGFIALFCVAALVNLDGLSALVDWGFNIAATYFGLYWQILLLATFLIGLVLCILPGGRAIMGGLATPEFTTFQWGSMIMCTLLAGGGVFWAAGEPIAHFLYSPPLYGAEGGSEAAVTPAIAQSFMHWGFLAWAILGSLSTVMLMHYHYEKGLPLAPRTLLYPVFGDKAINGPIGVIADASSIIAVVAGTVGPIGFLGLQVSYGLSDLFGIPDVFATQFVVIGALVALYTISAMTGLSRGIQLLSKINVILAAVLLIYVLLAGPTGFIFGSFFSGFATYLGNFFQMALYRGDAAVFGAPGWLGWWTVFFWGWFMGYGPLMAMFIARVSRGRSIRSIIIMLSIIAPIVTNFWFTIIGGTGIAMELAEPGTVSAAFEGFNLPAALLAITNNLPMGFLVSILFLILTTIFVATTGDSMSYVISATMTKGDTPSTAVRVFWGIAMGVMAVILISVGSGGVSKLQSFIVVTAVPVSLILLPSLWDALRITLAKGKES